TTATTTCCATTTATTGAAAAACCTTTACCATTTATTGTAATTGATTTAGAAATTTTTATGCCATATTTATAATCTGAATCAACAGTACAATTATAAACATAATTTCTAGTTAAATTCAACTCATCATTAGCATTATCTATTTCATTTGCCAAATCTGTAAATGTTCCTGATGACACACCCAATTCATCATCACTTTGATTTTCAACTTCAAGCAAATCAACATCTTGACTTTCCATTATCACTTGATTTTCACTTGCCACCGTTGTTTCATTTACATCACTAGCACATACACTAGCAACACTAAACAAGCAAATAATCAAACAAATGAATATTAAACTCTTTTTATATCTCAAAATCTTTCCTCCAAAATATTTATTTATTGATATAAATTTATTCACAACATTGTATTAATATTTATGGTCGTAGATAAGTATTTGAATTCTTAATTATATGGTCGATTATATTGTCAGATAAATCAATAATTATGAAAATAATTAAGCATTTATGCAACCAAACAGGAGAGCCTATAAAAATAGATATATTCCTGATGACAAATTATACGAAAAAATAAAAAAATAGTAGTAGATGCAGATTGCACCTACATTTCAATTTTAGTTATGGCCATACTGTAGCTTTAATTTTGTAAGCATTTAAAACATCATTATAACTTATAGACCTTGACCACCAGTTTCCATCAACAGTTACAGATACTTGTTTACCTGAAGAAATACAAACAACATATTTTGCTTTAAAATCAGTCAATGGTTTTCCATTCTTATAAACAAGTATTTGTAACTTTGCATTTTTTCCACCATAATACAAATTGCTAATAAACTTACGTGTTGTGACTTTATAGATTCCATAAGATTTGCTAATTTTTTGATTAAGTTTTGTTGGAACTACGACTGTAAATGATGTTGTTTTTTTCTTTTTTGCTGATTTAACTGTTATTTTGAATTTTGTAGAACTACTGTAGATATCTTTGGTTCCAGCATAAGATGCTTTACACGTATATGTTTTTGCTTCTTTTGGTGCATTGATAGTTAATTTTGCAACACCATTTTTGATTTTTGCTTTGTAAGTTTTACCATTGACTTTAAACTTAATTACACCCGAAGTGAGTTTTTTTGTTCCCATTTTATAGTATACATTTGCTTTTAATGTGATTTTTGCTCCAGGTTTAACTTTAGACATGTCGGAAACTATTACATCACAATCATATTTTATGACATCAACCAAGAATTTGCAGGAAGAAGGTTCATGAATATTGTCACCTTTAAAAGTTGCAGTAGCCCAATATTGCTTATATTTGGCTGGAACTTTAAATGTTACTTTACCAACCCCATTTTTCATATTGACATTATATGTATTGCCATTGAATTTCACGGTCACTACGCCATTTACATCAGGATCTTCCTTTTTATTTTCATATAAAAATAGATATGTTGTTTCTTTAGAATTTTTAAATGCATATACATCATTTACATGAAGCTCAGTAGGAACTTTTTTTATAATAACAGATGATTGGGCAATGATTGTGTCGTTTTGATTCATAATTTTTAATGAATATGTGCCAACATCTTTTAATTCAGATGTGGAAATAGAATTAGAATAAATATCATATGTATAATTCTCATTAAAATATCTGGAATTGTCCAAAACGATGGTTTTAATTAATATGGATTCTTTGTATATCTTTAAAGACCCTTTAAAGAAACCATTCCAACCATAATTAATGGTTTTGTCAGTTCCGTAATATGTTGTTAAAGAATCAATGTGCATATCTTCATATTCATTATCAACATAAATAGGATGAATAATAATTCTGTTTGTACTGACAATTCCACAATATCGAGTTGTGATTGTATAATTTCCCGCTTTTAAATGTGTTTTAAAACTTGCATAACCTTCTTCATCAGTTACACTATCATATGTTTTATCATCAAAGATAAAAGTAACCGTCAAATTAGATGTGAATATATTATTTTCATTAGCGGCTCGTACTTTATATTCTATTAAATCTTTATAATCAGTTATTAAATCATCAACTTTGATTATTCTTTTTAAAATAGTTATTTCTTTTTCTAAAACTTCTCCCGTATAAGGATTTTTTAATGAAATATTATTGGTGCCGAATGGAACAAAAGTATAACCATGAACCCAAGATCCTTCATCAAAATATTCTAATGGGATTCGCATACCCCCGTCAACATAATATTTTTGTTTTTCTTTAAGAAGAATTGACGATTTATAACATATCCTAATAGTTTTTGTGCACGGAACATACTTGGACGATTTACCATTGTAAACAAAAACAATATCATGATAAGAATTGGGTGTGAAATTTAAAACAATATTACCGCTAGTAGCATTAAATTGATTAGTCGTATCATTATCAATATAATAATTAAATTGTTCATTTTTAATTAACCCATTTAATTCATTTAACAATTTAACATTTATCGATCCATAAACGGCACCATCATAAGTCGTTATTGAAAATTTTGATTTTGAAGGACCAGAATTAGTTAAAGTACATTTACCTAATGTTGGCTTAAAGAAATAAACTGTTTTAAGACAAGTTGCATATTTCCCATTAGTGGAATAAGCTAATAGCAATGTATGTGCAGCATCAGATTCCAGACTAGTTGGAATGCCAATGGAATTACCTGAAAGTGTTTTTTGATAATCGGAATAATCAAAAGAATACATTATCTCAGCATTTTTAACAATATTATTAGAAGAATCCATTAAATTTATTGTAATAGCTTTATTAAAAGAATTTGGGATATCAAAATGTGTAGCGATTAAATCCGTACTGCAAAGTTGATTATCATATGAAGAAGAGAACACAGATGAAATATCATCAACATTATCAAAACTATAATTATATAACGTAATTTCATCATTTTTATAAGAATATGATAATGTATCCGCATCATTTAGTTTATTTGAATCATCATTACATATTCCATAAACATTCTCTTGGTTGATTATCTCATCATCATTGGTATTAATTGCCAACATATTATCAGCACCGTCTGTAATGCTGGCTTGATTATCTGATGCACTTACACAAGAAACTAAAAATAATCCAACCAACAACAATGTTAATACCAACATTATCTTTTTAAACAATTCCCCCACCTACTTTGTAAATTCCGCAGATTGAGCCATATTTTTGACCAGATTTAAATCATTGGAAACAACAATTATCATCGCATTATCACCATGCACATAAGCAGCATTTGTCCCATCGATGTTTTGGATACCTTCGACAATAGTTACATTATCTATTTCAGATGATTTAACTCCTTTTTGAGATGTTACATTTTTGATAAATTCGTCATAGTATGCATCATCTATTGTAGTGTTAGATAGTTCATCGTTAGTATAGTATACTGCCGCTTCTGTATTGGCCGTATATGCTACAGTCCAAAAACCATCAAATGTTGCTTTATTAAGATTTGATCCTTTTGGAGCATTGATAGTTAAAACTTTGCCCATTTTAACTTTTTCCAAATCATTAGATGTAACATTTGATAAATCATCATTTATAGTATCTTCAGTTGCATCATTACCTTCAAAATCTGCACTTTCAGCAATTGCCTTTGCTTCATTCAAATCCTTATCTGTAATAATATACATTTCATCACTGGAATTAGCAACTACCACATATTTCCCATCTTTTTGGAATATTTGGTAGTTACCGTCAATTTTGCCATTTTTCAATCCTTGTGAGGCAAGGTAATCAGCAAAAGTTCCTCCTTTAATATCATTTAAGGTTAAATATTGTATTTTGATTCCATGTCCATCTTCGTATTGGTGACCATCAGCTCCTGCATTAGCCATCCAATAGTTACCAGGTACTTTTAATTTAAATT
The genomic region above belongs to uncultured Methanobrevibacter sp. and contains:
- a CDS encoding Ig-like domain repeat protein; this encodes MFKKIMLVLTLLLVGLFLVSCVSASDNQASITDGADNMLAINTNDDEIINQENVYGICNDDSNKLNDADTLSYSYKNDEITLYNYSFDNVDDISSVFSSSYDNQLCSTDLIATHFDIPNSFNKAITINLMDSSNNIVKNAEIMYSFDYSDYQKTLSGNSIGIPTSLESDAAHTLLLAYSTNGKYATCLKTVYFFKPTLGKCTLTNSGPSKSKFSITTYDGAVYGSINVKLLNELNGLIKNEQFNYYIDNDTTNQFNATSGNIVLNFTPNSYHDIVFVYNGKSSKYVPCTKTIRICYKSSILLKEKQKYYVDGGMRIPLEYFDEGSWVHGYTFVPFGTNNISLKNPYTGEVLEKEITILKRIIKVDDLITDYKDLIEYKVRAANENNIFTSNLTVTFIFDDKTYDSVTDEEGYASFKTHLKAGNYTITTRYCGIVSTNRIIIHPIYVDNEYEDMHIDSLTTYYGTDKTINYGWNGFFKGSLKIYKESILIKTIVLDNSRYFNENYTYDIYSNSISTSELKDVGTYSLKIMNQNDTIIAQSSVIIKKVPTELHVNDVYAFKNSKETTYLFLYENKKEDPDVNGVVTVKFNGNTYNVNMKNGVGKVTFKVPAKYKQYWATATFKGDNIHEPSSCKFLVDVIKYDCDVIVSDMSKVKPGAKITLKANVYYKMGTKKLTSGVIKFKVNGKTYKAKIKNGVAKLTINAPKEAKTYTCKASYAGTKDIYSSSTKFKITVKSAKKKKTTSFTVVVPTKLNQKISKSYGIYKVTTRKFISNLYYGGKNAKLQILVYKNGKPLTDFKAKYVVCISSGKQVSVTVDGNWWSRSISYNDVLNAYKIKATVWP